The Schistocerca gregaria isolate iqSchGreg1 unplaced genomic scaffold, iqSchGreg1.2 ptg001433l, whole genome shotgun sequence genomic sequence TCTCTAGTTTACTCAACTTCCCAATTTTAGTGCTTAAACGACCACTAAAATTGTTTCCTCGTAGGTTCAGATATTTCAACTCGGTCAGTGAATACAAAGTATCAGGTATCAAGCCAGACAAATTTGAGTTGCTTAAGCTAAGGTATGATAATTTTCTCAGCTTTCCAATGCTGGCACTCAAACGACTAATAAAATTATTCTCTTGTAGATTCATAGACCTCAATTCGGCCAGTAAGTACAGACCATCAGGTATTTTACCAGATAGACTTGAGTTACTTAAATCAAGATCCCTTAATCTATTCAGCTTCTTAATGTTATTACttaaatgaccattaaaattgtttccTCCCAATCTCAGACGTTCTAACCTATTTAGTAAATATAGACCACCAGGTATCGAACCAGATAGATTTGACCTACTTAAGTCAAGGTTCTCCAATCTGCTCAACTTCCCAATATTACCACTTAAAACGCCACCAAAATTATTCCCTCCCAGTCCCAGATGTTTCAATTTGGCTAGCGAATATAGGCCATCAGGTATCGAACCAGACAAATTTGACCCACTTAGGTCAAGATGACTTAGTTTCTTCAGCTCCTTAACCTCATCACTCAGGCTACCAATAAATTTGCTCCCTCCTAACCTCAGCCCAATTAGTTGAGTCAGCGAATAAAGACCATCAGGTAACGAGCCAGTTAGACTTAACCCACTTAAGTCAAGATACAATAATCTACTCAGACTCTTAATATTATTACTTAAGCTACCACTAAAATTATTTCCTCTCAATACCAGATATTTCAACCTGTTCAGCGAGTACAGACTATCAGGTATCGAACCAGATAGACTTAAACCGGTTAATTCAAGGTAATACAATCCACTCAAGTTTCCAATCTTGTCACTTAAACTACCGTTAAAATTGTTCCCTTTTAATCTCAAATATTTCAATTCAGTCAATGAGTAAAGACCGTCAGGTATCAAACCAGATAGACTTGACCCACTTAAGTCAAGATGGCTTAGTTTAGTCAGATTCTTAATTTCATCACTCAAACTACCACTAAAATTGTTACCTTGCAGATACAGATACTCCAGCTCTGTTAGTGAGTACAAACTGTCAGGTATCGGGCCATATAGACCCAAATTACTTAAATCAATATGCAATAATTGATTCAGGCTCCCAATTTTATCACTTAAACTACCATCAAAATAGTTATCTTTTAATATCAGGTATTGCAATTTAGTCAGCGAGCACAGACCGTCAGGTATAGAACCAGACAGAGCTGACCCGCCTAAGTCAAGATAACGTAATCCACTCAGATGCTTAATCTCATCACTTAAATTACCAGCAAATCTGTTCCCTCCTAATCTCAGATCTTGCAGTTTTGTCAGTTTGTAGATTTCACTTGGAATGTTATCTTTCAAATTAGCATTTGCTATTGTTAAACCCTCTAGTGTATCTTTAATTATCGTAATACTAGCAGGAAAAGCGGACAGCTGAACATCACTTAATGAAATGGCAACAATCTGATCAtcatcattgcaaaatattcttgtGTCGTTACAATAGTCTTCTAAAATTTTACTGGAATTATCCAATTCCTTATTCAACTCGGCCACAAATTTTCTCGAAGATTCATTGTCAGAAAATATTCTTGTGTcgttacaataattttctaaaattttactgGAACTCTTCAGTCCCTTGTTCAACTCGGCCATAAATTTTCTCGAAAATCCGTTGTCAGAGTGGGTCGAAAATATCGCCGAAATCTCGACTATTATTGTAATCGACACTATCAACAAACCATTAACTACCTTCATATGTTGGTATCAAGCAAACTTGTTTCTTTCCAGTACATAATATTTCATGTTGAGTAATCGTTTACCCGATTATATAAATTCAATATTAATAACCAGTCCTAACCAAGTTTTTTTTAGCCATATTTGTATCATCGATCAGTCTTTTTTAACCATATTTATATCATCGATCAGTCTTTTTAACCATATTTATATCATCGATCAGTCTTTTTAACCATATTTATATCATCGATCAGTCTTTTTTAACCATATTTATATCATCGACCAGTCTCTTAACCATACTTATTATTAGATGTATCTATTGTGTTCTTGTGTATTATACAGTACACAATCTTCATAAATCATATCATAGCTTCTCGTTCTATTCTTTTGGTCTACAGTTACTGTTCTAGTTTATATTTTTTCAATATCGACATGTAACCTACATTTTCTGTATAACCTCCTCAATTACCAAAGACTATAATCACATCAGCTAAACACCAGTCATAACCGTTCACATCAGATACTGAAAGAAAGTTTATTGATGATCGATCTTGATTTTAACGAAAACAGGAACCTTTGCCGACACATGTACGTGATCTCAATACTTTTCATCTACCTTACGCTGTCTTGTTTTCCTCTGTCATTATCTATTATTTTCTAGTATGTTCTCTCTTACCTCATATCAATAATTATCTCTAACTTTCTGTCATTTTACTATATATCTATCCCATTCATTTTTTTTACCAATGACCTAGTGTTAATTCAACATATTTTACTTATCAGGTGTTATAGAAGGCACTATGAGATGTACGGACAGATATAAGCTGACTAACAGGGAAAAGAGTGCGGTAGATACATTGATATACTAATACACATATACACGAGAGAATACATCTTACCGAATAACAATTGTCAGTGATCCTGATTTCAAATACACTGTCATACACGTCTAAGCCGAGTTGTTATGATATACCAGCACTATGAATTAACCTTATGTTAATCTAAATTATCAATAAAAAAAGGTATGGTAACACTATATCTTGATAAAGAGACAAGTGGCACACAATGATTACAAATTGTTAACGGTGGCGTATGATGTATAAATAGTGTTGTCGTAGAGATAAACACTGTGAGGCTGATGTTAAGTGGTTGAACGCGTCCGTGTAGCTCTGTATAGTCGTTATGTGTTATGGCACTGAACCCAAAATTACATTCAAAAAAGTGTGTATTAATGGATTATGGGTCATATTCTATTTACCTTATCACCTACCATTTATCCCTTACTGTCATCTACTACCTGTCTAATTCCTACCACCGTGATTATCTACATATTCTCGCTACCATAACTGTACGCACGCGACACACATTCTCTTCATTGTGTCATAGTATCATATAATCTTCACTCCTACGTCATATATTATTCACACACAACAACTATATCTATACCTTACACAAACACTCTTGATACTACCTATACGCATACACGTTCGTACTATTCCATATAAAATCATCACGTCATATTATGCACGTATACCTACACACTCACGACAATATTATCCAAAAACTCTCATACTCCATCATATGCCTGTACACACGCGCACACATTTACACTATTATATTCCACTATACATCCATACACCCGCATTACTAAAGACACCCTATGCGTATTTATACGAAATTCAAGTCAAGAAAGGTAAAACTTATCTTGTTTATCATAAATATCCTCTTACCAATGCAAAACAAATCTATTTTTGAATAATAAAATTCTTAATTTTGATGTTTGAATAAAAACGTTCGCTCTAAATATAGGTACAATTTATTTGTATCTAGCCacgctaatagattatgtacactaTTTGAATGTAGAAATGGTAAATTGGCTATGAGAATTTTTGCCACATAAATTGCGTTTGACTGCTCATCAGTATAACTACTTCTGAATACACGCTTTTTAAAGCCTATTTGAAACTTCAGATCTAGGCATCCAAATATCtctataaattattttaattttcgtcTAGATGACCGATTCTACATAGATATAGGACAGGGACGACTTTAATgtgcaataaaatatgacaaattatTGCGATATAAACTATGAAAATTCTCTTTTTATTCTATTTATCGATGATGACTAGATTATATAAATATTTCATCACGTCAGAAATACAGTTGTGAATTTTTGATATGTGTAGCCAATATTTCTGCTTGATCTATCAGGTTTAAATGAGATTATATTTTTGTCAGAGCATCTGTTTTTTGAATTCAAATTtagaattttgtaaaaaaaattttcataaatttccaAATAAGACCCCAATATTATAAACCACAGCTTTATTCATAATAGCGATGATTACCTATCATCGGGTATATGTGTAATTATtaccaataaaaatatttcattaaacgCAGACGGAAAAACTCTATGTATACAGTCATTTAAACCAAAAAGGTGCGAGTTGTTATGTATGTCTAACTAATTCTGGCTGTAGTTTTAAGAATTCAAACTTATTCTTCTAAAAAATTCGTTATCACATCCATATATAATGGAAACTTTACATTTAATAAATGTTGAATTTGTTAAAAAATATGTGTATTTACaataaattcattatattcaagaaTAGAATTACCACTTTGAATAGATTTCTAAACAGAAATTTCAAATGAAGAAGTTAAGTAGTTTAATCGTTTTTATTGTGGGAGTCAGCTCGTAAAGTTATCTTTTAGCATAAAATAGTAAAACCAATATATGGAAAAATCTAGTTTCAAATAGAGTATATGGTTAAGTTGAATTGAGAGTTGGTTCGCAGAGCATTTTAGTCATACCTAGATTTACGTAGAAATTAGCCaaaaaactgttcatatattttgtcattattatttttgttaaaaaaatacaaaacgagcACTCAAAGTCATGTGTACTATTAGGGCTACACACATCTTTATACAAAACTTTTCACAGAACATTGACGGCAGCACTCGACTTAACTGCTACTGATGCTGAATAAAACTAAATATAAAACAAGGGTTGCCTTCATGCGTTTCAAAAAAATCGTTTTGCGTCGCCGTTCGATAGGCTTTTATAATAGGGCGGAAAAGCTGGACAGGGCACACAGCTGTGAGAAATTCattagaaataaaatttggacAAGGCTTGTTAATTACTTCTAATTCGTCTGAAGGGTGTGGAATAATGTTAGTTTTTGTTTGCTTCAAATTCAAAAACCTTTAATTTATGAACATTCTAGCGATAAGATTAAGAAGTTTCAGCTTGACCGACTCTGCCTTAAACTTCCATGATAAATGCAACAAATCCTATATAGGAGCATTGCCCTATGTACGTTTCATGTGTAGCTACCACAAAATTTAAATATCCAATGCTCTAGAACCGTGTATATTCAGTTCTATACTAATAACCTCAATCAACCTAGTTATAAAGGTAATTGAAATCAATGAGTTCCCGAAATGCtaattttttgttaaattttttttagaaacaacaAAGCAATATAGTAAGCACTATTATCCTGAAAAACTTAAACAGCTATTGCTCACGGTAAATTGGAAACATTCAGAGCGGTGCAGCATGATGAGTTAAATATTGAAACTTTTAATATCAGATTGTTCATTCAATGATACTTATACACAATATCAATGAATTAGCTCTTTTAAAAGCAATTTTTGTATCTAATATCACGGCAAAATAATCAACTATATCGATCATTATCGAAAGAACTATATATGGTCACATCTCAAACAAACCAAAACATAATAGCCTctataacaataatcaaaacacTATGAACAGATAGCGATCGAATTTGAGTCAAAATCGCAACAAAGAATTATTTAAAGGTGATTTTAAGTGCTGTCTTATGTATCCGGTGTTtagatatttctttacatacttaaCGCATATCATCTGTTTTTATACCTTTCAATCGTAAACTTATATCTGTTATCGATTTTCAATTCATATTACATTCAAGACCTCTCTCTCAACATGCTTCTCATTCTTCTATATTCCTAATATGTCCTTTtgcaacttttttttatatatatagcaTTTTATCTTATATTTTctatataatatttattatttttattcgctGATAGCCTCTATTTGGTCTTGCCTCTTCAATGGAAGATCCAGCAGAAAATTTTTCGACTGGTTGTGAATTGTCAAATATCATTTTGCGATCTTGGTTTTGATCGGGTAATTTCGTCTCTTTTTAAAATCGCGTAGTTCAGCGTTCAGACGTGATAAATCACCAATTTATGTTTTTCACTTCTTGCCTGAGTTTCGTTAGCTGAAGAGCCAGCAATTGATGCCTTTTATTTCTGAATCGAAATTTTTTAATTCAAGTCATTCTCTTTGATACCTTCAATTTTAGCTAACATCTACCTTTCTAAAATTTATCTTATTAACATCCATCACATAATGCAGACCCGTCTCGTACTTCAGAATAAAAATTtcaatccaaaagcacatctgtacTTTTAAACTGCTCTCAAAATTTTGTATAAGTATACCAATTTTTTAACAGGCTTCAGGCCATAAGCTATCACGACATTCGTATATGCATCATCATTCGAATGCCCGGAAATATTCACCATTCCAAAGGCGAGAAACCACCTGGCCTACATATCAACATTTTATTTCAAGTCTCATATATCGTTTCCTTATATTTCTTGACACCTGTTTTCAACAAACTATATCAATTTTTTAATCTGCTCTTAATCTCACCATCAATAAA encodes the following:
- the LOC126332179 gene encoding uncharacterized protein LOC126332179, encoding MKVVNGLLIVSITIIVEISAIFSTHSDNGFSRKFMAELNKGLKSSSKILENYCNDTRIFSDNESSRKFVAELNKELDNSSKILEDYCNDTRIFCNDDDQIVAISLSDVQLSAFPASITIIKDTLEGLTIANANLKDNIPSEIYKLTKLQDLRLGGNRFAGNLSDEIKHLSGLRYLDLGGSALSGSIPDGLCSLTKLQYLILKDNYFDGSLSDKIGSLNQLLHIDLSNLGLYGPIPDSLYSLTELEYLYLQGNNFSGSLSDEIKNLTKLSHLDLSGSSLSGLIPDGLYSLTELKYLRLKGNNFNGSLSDKIGNLSGLYYLELTGLSLSGSIPDSLYSLNRLKYLVLRGNNFSGSLSNNIKSLSRLLYLDLSGLSLTGSLPDGLYSLTQLIGLRLGGSKFIGSLSDEVKELKKLSHLDLSGSNLSGSIPDGLYSLAKLKHLGLGGNNFGGVLSGNIGKLSRLENLDLSRSNLSGSIPGGLYLLNRLERLRLGGNNFNGHLSNNIKKLNRLRDLDLSNSSLSGKIPDGLYLLAELRSMNLQENNFISRLSASIGKLRKLSYLSLSNSNLSGLIPDTLYSLTELKYLNLRGNNFSGRLSTKIGKLSKLESLDLSGLHLSGSIPGSLYSMTELKYLNLANNNINGSLSSEIGNLTNLINLSLGSNELSGTIPNEIGKLTNLKVLEMRENEFEGDIPDLSGLIELEYMNISSTKHSLNAKCDDEMLPPSIDKKKCLVRPVNRLCNNITRCEYSIEHIPKSSAGSIFYTSGLKMVIVMVMYRAGIEMILNSNLEL